In a genomic window of Curtobacterium sp. MCBD17_035:
- a CDS encoding YegP family protein, giving the protein MAQRILIERSDGKWGWQLKANNGQIVATDGSQGYENESDAREMADRVIGGEFAGAEKRIRRQP; this is encoded by the coding sequence ATGGCACAGCGAATCCTGATCGAGCGTAGTGACGGCAAGTGGGGCTGGCAGCTCAAAGCGAACAACGGACAGATCGTCGCCACCGACGGCTCGCAGGGGTACGAGAACGAGTCGGATGCTCGGGAGATGGCCGATCGGGTTATCGGCGGTGAGTTCGCAGGGGCCGAGAAACGCATACGTCGACAGCCGTAG
- a CDS encoding toll/interleukin-1 receptor domain-containing protein, giving the protein MKEDTAAVDSLCRILDRAGIPYWRDRKDLAPGDAWRAKIRSAIRDGSLAFLACFSDQSRARGKSYMNEELTIAVDEFRQRPPGATWLIPVRFDDGEVPDWDLGAGRSLTDLNYSDLFGERYAEEVAGLIASVASVIGANSEVPDQAAEVVAGAQPDDRAELMRRHTKRMLPNPEQRIALDDLVRQETRRVVDALTGPAFPTSPEGVPRSEMLPFAVRRAIDMAKLVEPLCWSMQVAARWADPSTIELWAGVLKSVATAGLKIQSGYTLLAALRSLPALCLLTTGAVAAHASGRWDNLHALTSVMIPDAGRGSEPVLNLVTPWHAFDSNETLPNVLARSERDGSDAPAQFESLEAGRMPKLLTPISEWMLNWMRPCFDEQFASHDEYEGAFAAAETFLGVMSEDAASRGAVRFGSAWYGRDTWRDRHREGNVVDDLIAEAEAAKEAWPPLVGGLFGRDEKRALSALRSYRANFAEVARKRW; this is encoded by the coding sequence GTGAAAGAAGATACGGCGGCTGTTGACAGCCTCTGTCGCATCCTTGATCGCGCAGGGATCCCATATTGGCGAGACCGGAAGGACTTGGCGCCCGGAGACGCGTGGCGGGCGAAGATCAGATCTGCGATTCGTGATGGCTCGCTTGCGTTCTTGGCGTGTTTCTCTGACCAGTCTCGTGCTCGGGGGAAGTCATACATGAACGAGGAGCTGACGATCGCGGTGGACGAGTTCCGTCAGCGGCCGCCGGGTGCTACTTGGCTGATCCCTGTCCGCTTCGACGACGGTGAGGTGCCTGACTGGGATCTCGGGGCGGGGCGGTCGCTGACAGACCTGAACTACTCGGACCTCTTCGGGGAGCGGTACGCCGAAGAAGTAGCTGGCCTGATCGCGAGCGTGGCATCGGTAATCGGTGCGAACTCCGAGGTCCCGGACCAGGCCGCGGAGGTGGTCGCTGGGGCGCAGCCGGATGACCGTGCGGAACTGATGCGTCGGCACACGAAACGGATGCTTCCAAATCCCGAGCAACGCATCGCCTTGGATGATCTTGTCCGGCAGGAGACCCGCCGAGTAGTCGATGCGCTGACCGGTCCGGCGTTCCCTACCTCTCCAGAGGGTGTGCCACGGTCGGAGATGCTGCCCTTCGCTGTCCGGCGCGCGATCGACATGGCCAAGCTGGTAGAGCCGCTGTGCTGGTCGATGCAGGTGGCGGCGCGGTGGGCTGACCCTTCGACCATCGAGTTATGGGCTGGCGTGCTGAAGTCGGTGGCGACTGCTGGACTGAAGATTCAATCCGGATACACACTGCTCGCCGCCCTGCGGTCATTGCCAGCCTTGTGCTTGCTCACTACCGGCGCGGTCGCAGCGCATGCGTCCGGGCGGTGGGACAACCTGCACGCGCTGACATCGGTGATGATCCCCGACGCCGGCCGCGGCAGCGAGCCGGTACTGAATCTTGTCACTCCGTGGCACGCATTTGACTCCAACGAGACACTGCCAAACGTCCTGGCACGGTCGGAACGCGATGGATCGGACGCTCCTGCGCAGTTTGAGTCCCTCGAGGCAGGAAGGATGCCGAAGCTGCTGACGCCGATCAGCGAGTGGATGCTGAATTGGATGCGGCCCTGCTTCGATGAACAGTTTGCGTCCCATGACGAATACGAGGGTGCGTTCGCGGCGGCTGAGACCTTCCTCGGCGTCATGTCGGAAGACGCGGCGTCCCGAGGCGCGGTCCGGTTCGGATCAGCTTGGTACGGGCGTGACACCTGGCGCGACCGCCACCGAGAAGGCAACGTCGTCGACGATCTGATCGCGGAGGCGGAGGCAGCGAAGGAAGCCTGGCCGCCACTTGTCGGTGGACTGTTCGGCAGAGACGAGAAGCGAGCCCTCTCAGCACTTCGGTCCTACCGAGCGAACTTCGCGGAGGTGGCACGTAAGCGCTGGTGA